The following are encoded in a window of Sminthopsis crassicaudata isolate SCR6 chromosome 5, ASM4859323v1, whole genome shotgun sequence genomic DNA:
- the RNF133 gene encoding E3 ubiquitin-protein ligase RNF133, whose protein sequence is MNLVKTGTWRTNAASSWLLGFTIFLLLSQNYCKASAIWTAYMNISFHVGNRMLSELGETGVFGRGSILKRVAGVVVPPEGRNQNACNPLTNFSKPKDSEMWLALIERGGCTFTQKIKIAAEKGANGVIIYNFPGTGNQVFPMSHQGIGDIVAVMIGNLKGTEILHLIQKGVHVTVMIEVGRKHIIWMNHYFVSFVIVTTATLAYFIFYHIRRLWVARIQNRRWQRLTTDLKKAFGQLQLRVLKEGDEETNPNGDSCVVCFEAYKPNDIVRILTCKHFFHKNCIDPWILAHGTCPMCKCDILKALGIEVDVEDGAESLQVLMSNESPSATSPNEESSGNDHHSVRRSDKVTHGEESSSSGNDTQSSSVAVDIHPSP, encoded by the coding sequence ATGAATCTAGTTAAGACAGGTACTTGGAGAACCAATGCTGCTTCTTCCTGGCTTTTGGGATTCACTATCTTTCTGCTGCTTAGTCAGAATTATTGCAAAGCAAGTGCAATTTGGACTGCTTACATGAACATATCATTTCATGTGGGGAATCGGATGTTATCTGAGTTGGGGGAAACTGGGGTGTTTGGAAGAGGCTCCATTTTGAAGAGGGTGGCTGGAGTTGTAGTGCCACCAGAGGGAAGAAACCAAAATGCCTGTAATCCCTTGACCAATTTCAGCAAACCCAAGGATTCAGAAATGTGGCTTGCCCTCATAGAGCGGGGAGGTTGTACTttcacacagaaaataaaaatagcagcAGAAAAAGGAGCCAATGGGGTGATCATCTACAACTTCCCAGGAACTGGCAACCAAGTGTTTCCCATGTCTCATCAAGGAATCGGAGATATTGTTGCAGTCATGATTGGTAACTTAAAAGGCACAGAGATTTTGCATTTGATTCAGAAGGGAGTTCATGTAACTGTGATGATCGAGGTGGGCCGAAAGCATATCATTTGGATGAATCATTATTTTGTGTCTTTTGTTATCGTCACAACTGCTACTTTGGcttacttcattttctatcatATTCGAAGACTCTGGGTAGCAAGGATTCAAAATAGAAGATGGCAGCGATTAACAACTGATCTTAAGAAAGCATTTGGACAGCTCCAGCTGCGGGTTTTAAAAGAGGGGGATGAGGAAACGAATCCAAACGGGGACAGCTGCGTTGTGTGCTTTGAAGCATACAAACCCAATGATATAGTGCGTATTCTAACTTGTAAACATTTTTTCCACAAAAATTGCATTGATCCCTGGATTCTAGCCCATGGCACTTGCCCCATGTGCAAATGTGACATACTCAAAGCTTTAGGAATTGAGGTAGATGTTGAAGATGGTGCTGAATCTTTGCAAGTCCTAATGTCAAATGAATCACCTTCTGCCACATCACCTAATGAGGAGAGTTCTGGCAATGACCACCATTCTGTAAGAAGATCAGATAAAGTGACCCATGGGGAAGAATCCTCTTCTTCAGGAAATGATACTCAATCTAGTTCTGTAGCAGTAGATATTCATCCTTCACCTTGA